One Candidatus Sulfurimonas baltica DNA segment encodes these proteins:
- a CDS encoding OmpA family protein: protein MKSIVISSVVTALLILSGCSSKDPVIDETKTEVASEIAKDKVAEEVAPVETETVSSSESSVLNEKVTLDESSKDSSGSDSMEKLEKNFSSIYFDFDKFNIRSDMENKISGDVQLANSTASKFSIKLEGNCDEWGSDEYNFALGLKRASTVKKSLVAEGVAVNRITMVSYGESNPTCTDKTKDCWAKNRRVDFKLLP, encoded by the coding sequence ATGAAAAGTATAGTAATATCAAGTGTAGTAACAGCACTTTTAATCTTAAGCGGATGTAGTAGTAAAGATCCAGTTATAGACGAAACTAAGACTGAGGTTGCTAGTGAAATAGCAAAAGATAAAGTTGCTGAAGAGGTTGCACCTGTAGAAACTGAAACTGTATCATCTAGCGAGTCTTCTGTATTAAATGAAAAAGTGACACTAGACGAAAGTAGTAAAGATTCTTCAGGCTCTGATTCTATGGAGAAGTTAGAAAAAAACTTTTCATCAATATACTTTGATTTTGACAAGTTCAATATTCGTTCTGACATGGAAAACAAAATTTCTGGCGATGTGCAATTGGCAAATTCAACAGCAAGTAAATTTTCTATAAAACTAGAAGGTAACTGTGATGAATGGGGAAGTGACGAGTACAACTTTGCTTTAGGTCTTAAAAGAGCAAGTACAGTTAAAAAATCTTTGGTAGCAGAAGGTGTTGCTGTTAATCGTATTACAATGGTAAGCTATGGTGAAAGTAACCCTACCTGTACTGATAAAACAAAAGATTGTTGGGCTAAGAACCGTAGAGTTGATTTTAAACTATTACCGTAA
- the tolB gene encoding Tol-Pal system protein TolB — protein sequence MKILISFLIAFTFTYASDATIEVIKKVDSLPTLAVEDSSLSYSDTFKMIFFKSLVADLNVISIFNVDRHHRKIDFDSSSTAQENKDMNYILRYQLIEDDAGALNIKLKIISDNKIVFNKNYKVNNKNIYMFLSHTVAYDINKFMGEPSIEWIKRKVIFSRVVAPQKSELVISDYTLTYQHIAVKGGFNLFPKWSNKAQTAFYYTSLDEKKPTLKYVDITTGKSEVIASSDGMMICSDVSDDGQKLLLTKAPAGQPDIYLYDVQTKKTTRLTKYGGIDVSGQFIDNENIIFVSDRLGYPNIFSKRIDGSSVEQMVYYGKSNAACSAFGKYIVYKARESSDAFSDNTFNLHLISTETDFIRRLTAVGVNEFPRFSIDGDAIIFIKNYSAQSSIGIIRLKHNKNYLFPLKYGKVQSMDW from the coding sequence ATGAAAATTTTAATTTCATTTTTGATTGCTTTCACTTTTACATACGCGAGCGATGCTACAATAGAAGTAATTAAAAAAGTCGATTCTCTTCCAACTTTGGCAGTAGAAGATTCTTCTTTAAGTTATAGTGACACATTTAAAATGATCTTTTTTAAGTCATTGGTAGCTGATTTAAATGTAATATCAATATTTAATGTTGATAGACATCATCGTAAAATTGACTTTGATTCAAGCAGTACAGCACAAGAAAACAAAGATATGAATTATATTTTAAGGTATCAACTTATAGAGGATGATGCCGGTGCATTAAATATAAAATTAAAAATTATAAGTGATAATAAAATTGTATTTAATAAAAACTATAAAGTTAATAATAAAAATATTTATATGTTTCTTTCGCATACTGTCGCCTATGACATTAACAAGTTTATGGGTGAACCATCTATTGAATGGATTAAAAGAAAAGTTATTTTTTCAAGAGTTGTTGCTCCCCAAAAGAGTGAATTGGTAATATCTGATTATACTCTTACATATCAGCATATTGCTGTAAAAGGCGGTTTTAATTTATTTCCAAAGTGGTCTAATAAGGCTCAAACAGCATTTTATTACACTTCATTGGATGAAAAAAAACCAACTTTAAAATATGTTGATATTACTACAGGCAAGAGTGAAGTAATCGCATCTTCGGATGGAATGATGATATGTTCTGATGTAAGTGATGACGGACAAAAGCTGTTACTGACTAAGGCACCTGCTGGACAACCAGATATTTATCTATATGACGTTCAAACGAAAAAAACCACAAGATTGACAAAATATGGTGGAATTGATGTTAGTGGTCAATTTATAGATAATGAAAATATAATATTTGTATCTGATCGACTTGGGTATCCAAATATTTTTTCTAAAAGAATTGATGGAAGCAGTGTTGAGCAGATGGTTTACTATGGAAAAAGTAACGCTGCATGTAGTGCTTTTGGGAAGTATATAGTCTATAAAGCAAGAGAAAGCTCTGATGCATTTTCCGATAATACATTTAATTTACATCTTATCTCAACAGAGACAGACTTTATCAGAAGACTGACGGCTGTAGGGGTAAATGAATTTCCAAGATTTTCTATAGATGGCGACGCTATAATTTTTATTAAAAATTATAGCGCTCAAAGTTCTATCGGCATTATAAGACTAAAGCATAATAAAAATTATCTTTTTCCTTTGAAATATGGAAAAGTCCAATCAATGGATTGGTAA
- a CDS encoding ExbD/TolR family protein: MNYDWDEKPELNITPLVDVMLVLLAIMMVIAPNMIYEEKINLPQSSKTTQLSKIPPVHITIDKNKNLKINKDSYELNSFMDNFYLYTKKLDKKATVLISADKSLDYGVVMSVLAAVKQAGFSEVSLATNG; the protein is encoded by the coding sequence ATGAATTATGATTGGGATGAAAAACCTGAGTTAAATATTACTCCATTGGTAGATGTTATGCTGGTGCTTTTAGCGATTATGATGGTAATTGCACCAAATATGATATACGAAGAAAAAATAAATCTTCCTCAAAGCTCTAAGACCACACAATTGTCAAAAATACCTCCTGTTCATATAACTATTGATAAAAATAAAAATCTTAAAATTAATAAAGATAGCTATGAGCTAAACTCTTTTATGGATAATTTTTATTTATACACTAAAAAACTTGATAAAAAAGCTACTGTACTTATTAGTGCTGATAAAAGTTTGGATTACGGTGTTGTTATGTCAGTACTTGCTGCTGTAAAGCAAGCAGGTTTTTCTGAGGTTTCATTAGCAACTAATGGATAA
- a CDS encoding MotA/TolQ/ExbB proton channel family protein, whose amino-acid sequence MINEITDFYLKSHPVTLGVLALLSIYFIVLNWVYFYRYFSLNSWLEIENRSLESLLMGATTVNQQSFLFNFLKTSSNITKEVLSLGMLAATKEATKGLSILSIFASTTPFIGLFGTVVSILDTFTHIGQSSGGMSIIASGVSDALVATAAGIFVAIFAYTYHQILKRKSFELISFMQMQSDAIIARKV is encoded by the coding sequence ATGATTAACGAAATAACTGATTTTTATTTAAAAAGTCACCCAGTTACTCTGGGTGTTTTAGCACTTTTATCAATCTATTTTATAGTGCTAAATTGGGTTTATTTTTATCGCTATTTTTCTCTTAATAGTTGGCTTGAAATAGAGAATAGATCTCTTGAGAGCCTTCTTATGGGAGCTACAACAGTAAATCAACAATCTTTTTTATTTAATTTCCTAAAAACTAGTTCTAACATTACAAAAGAAGTGTTAAGTTTAGGAATGCTTGCTGCAACAAAAGAAGCTACTAAAGGGTTGTCAATACTCTCTATATTTGCTTCCACAACTCCATTTATAGGGTTATTTGGAACGGTTGTGTCTATACTAGACACATTTACACATATAGGACAAAGTAGCGGTGGAATGAGTATTATAGCCAGTGGTGTTTCAGATGCTTTGGTAGCAACTGCTGCGGGTATATTTGTTGCTATATTCGCATATACATATCATCAAATACTAAAAAGAAAATCTTTTGAACTAATAAGCTTTATGCAGATGCAAAGTGATGCAATAATAGCTCGTAAAGTATAA
- a CDS encoding Fis family transcriptional regulator: protein MKVVVVLVAARVVDASYITASASSAQAFKTATLLKALSVNSLITGEIGVGKKSLAHYILPDAPILDASNLKELLVTLDSVSEIVITNLENSPNINKIFDIVTSKNIRVIATAKSSYYNDVTDKLFSIKFDIPPLSQRLEDVQLLIKKFAKEASELFYTKEEFNMKNFQPDLSQNSNSLRRQVMISYLLQDINDSELMNIVQNYLVDKLGSNSDYKNFLHIYEVPLIKAGLQRFKSQLQLSDKLGLNRNTLRKKIAENSEYL from the coding sequence ATGAAGGTTGTTGTGGTACTGGTGGCGGCGCGGGTTGTGGATGCTAGTTATATAACAGCTTCTGCTTCTTCTGCTCAAGCATTTAAAACTGCTACTCTTTTAAAAGCACTGAGTGTAAATTCTCTTATAACCGGAGAAATTGGTGTGGGAAAAAAGAGCTTAGCACACTATATTCTTCCAGATGCGCCAATACTTGATGCATCAAATTTGAAGGAACTACTCGTAACACTTGATAGTGTTAGTGAGATAGTTATTACTAATCTAGAGAACTCACCAAACATAAATAAAATTTTTGATATTGTTACTTCTAAAAATATAAGGGTTATCGCTACAGCAAAAAGTTCTTATTATAATGATGTAACTGATAAACTTTTTAGTATTAAATTTGATATACCACCTTTGTCTCAGAGATTAGAAGATGTTCAGCTTTTGATTAAGAAGTTCGCTAAAGAAGCATCAGAACTTTTTTATACTAAAGAAGAGTTTAATATGAAAAATTTTCAGCCTGATTTGAGTCAAAACTCAAACTCTTTGAGACGGCAGGTTATGATTAGTTATTTACTGCAAGATATCAATGATAGTGAGTTGATGAACATAGTTCAGAACTATTTAGTTGATAAGCTTGGCTCAAATAGCGACTATAAAAATTTTTTACACATATATGAAGTGCCGCTTATAAAAGCAGGCTTGCAAAGATTCAAATCTCAGCTTCAACTATCTGATAAGTTGGGATTAAACAGAAATACTCTAAGAAAAAAAATAGCTGAAAATAGCGAATATTTATAA
- the atpD gene encoding F0F1 ATP synthase subunit beta: MIGKISQVMGPIVDVDFDGYLPVINEAIEVQISLEGSVNRLVLEVAAHLGDGRVRTIAMDMSEGLVRGMDATATGSPIKVPVGEKVLGRIFNVIGETIDDGEQVTDAPLWSIHRDPPPLVDQSTTTEMFETGIKVVDLLAPYSKGGKVGLFGGAGVGKTVIIMELIHNVAHGHDGLSVFAGVGERTREGNDLYHEMKDSNVLDKVALCYGQMSEPPGARNRIALTGLTMAEYFRDEKGLDVLMFVDNIFRFAQSGSEMSALLGRIPSAVGYQPTLAREMGALQDRITSTKNGSITSVQAVYVPADDLTDPAPASVFAHLDATTVLNRKIAEKGIYPAVDPLDSTSRLLDPQILGEEHYNVARGVQQTLQKYKDLQDIIAILGMDELSEEDKNVVERARKIEKFLSQPFFVAEVFTGSPGKYVSLADTIKGFKMILDGECDHMSENSFYMVGNMDEAIEKSQKK, translated from the coding sequence ATGATTGGTAAAATAAGCCAGGTTATGGGGCCTATTGTTGACGTTGATTTTGATGGGTATCTTCCAGTAATTAATGAAGCAATTGAAGTTCAAATAAGTTTAGAAGGTTCTGTAAATCGTTTAGTATTAGAAGTTGCAGCTCACTTAGGTGATGGTCGTGTTAGAACGATCGCAATGGATATGAGTGAAGGTTTAGTTCGTGGTATGGATGCTACTGCTACTGGTTCACCTATTAAGGTTCCTGTTGGAGAGAAAGTACTTGGACGTATTTTTAATGTTATCGGTGAAACTATTGATGATGGTGAGCAAGTTACTGATGCACCACTATGGTCTATTCACCGTGATCCTCCACCATTAGTTGATCAATCAACTACTACGGAGATGTTTGAGACAGGTATTAAAGTTGTTGACTTATTAGCACCATACTCAAAAGGTGGTAAAGTTGGACTATTCGGTGGTGCTGGTGTTGGTAAGACAGTTATTATCATGGAGCTTATTCATAATGTTGCTCATGGTCATGATGGTCTATCTGTATTCGCTGGTGTTGGTGAGAGAACTCGTGAAGGTAATGACCTTTACCACGAGATGAAAGACTCGAATGTACTTGATAAAGTTGCACTATGCTACGGTCAAATGAGTGAGCCTCCTGGAGCACGTAACCGTATTGCTTTAACTGGTCTTACTATGGCTGAGTACTTTAGAGATGAAAAAGGTCTAGATGTATTGATGTTTGTTGATAATATCTTCCGTTTTGCTCAATCAGGTTCAGAGATGTCTGCTCTTCTTGGTCGTATCCCTTCAGCTGTTGGTTACCAACCAACTTTAGCTCGTGAAATGGGTGCGTTACAAGATAGAATTACATCAACTAAAAATGGTTCAATTACTTCTGTTCAAGCTGTTTATGTTCCAGCGGATGATTTAACTGACCCGGCTCCTGCTTCTGTATTTGCTCACTTAGATGCAACTACAGTTCTTAATCGTAAAATTGCTGAAAAAGGTATATATCCTGCAGTTGATCCACTTGATTCAACTTCTAGATTACTTGATCCTCAAATTTTAGGTGAAGAGCACTATAATGTAGCTCGTGGTGTTCAACAAACACTTCAAAAATACAAAGACTTACAAGATATTATAGCTATTCTTGGTATGGATGAATTATCTGAAGAAGATAAAAATGTTGTAGAGAGAGCTCGTAAAATTGAGAAATTCTTATCACAGCCATTCTTTGTTGCAGAAGTATTTACAGGTTCTCCTGGTAAGTATGTTTCTTTAGCAGATACTATCAAAGGTTTCAAAATGATTCTTGATGGTGAATGTGACCATATGTCAGAAAATTCTTTCTACATGGTTGGTAACATGGATGAAGCAATTGAGAAATCTCAAAAGAAGTAA
- a CDS encoding FKBP-type peptidyl-prolyl cis-trans isomerase — translation MAIETNQIVAIEYEVSDGNTIVDSNIGGAPLVFMFGKGQIIPGLENGIVNMSIGEKSELLIKAEDAYGEYNDEAKQEVPKDQFAGIDLEVGMSLYGQGEDGGTVQVIVKEIGTENVIIDFNHPLAGKDLTFNVSINNIREASAEEAMTGIPAENKQNNEGCCGTGGGAGCGC, via the coding sequence ATGGCAATCGAAACAAATCAAATTGTAGCAATAGAGTATGAAGTTAGTGATGGAAATACTATAGTAGACAGTAATATAGGTGGAGCACCATTAGTTTTTATGTTTGGTAAAGGTCAGATTATTCCAGGACTAGAAAATGGTATTGTTAATATGTCAATTGGTGAAAAATCAGAATTACTAATAAAAGCTGAAGATGCATACGGAGAGTATAATGATGAGGCAAAGCAAGAAGTTCCTAAAGATCAATTTGCCGGTATTGATTTAGAAGTTGGAATGAGTCTTTATGGTCAAGGTGAAGATGGCGGTACTGTTCAAGTTATAGTTAAAGAAATAGGTACTGAGAATGTAATTATTGATTTTAACCACCCTTTAGCTGGTAAAGATTTAACTTTTAACGTGTCTATTAATAATATTAGAGAAGCTTCTGCGGAAGAGGCTATGACTGGTATTCCTGCTGAAAACAAACAAAATAATGAAGGTTGTTGTGGTACTGGTGGCGGCGCGGGTTGTGGATGCTAG
- the atpC gene encoding ATP synthase F1 subunit epsilon → MSMLKLEILTPNGEIYNGEAISVTLPGEEGEFGVLAEHASLTTLLEAGVIDIEKEDKSVESILINWGVVHVDEEKVIVLVEGAVAIRGENESAIATALENAKELIESIKDNNPAIAAVSARIESAAHNLL, encoded by the coding sequence ATGAGTATGTTAAAACTTGAAATTCTAACTCCTAATGGTGAAATCTATAATGGTGAAGCTATTAGTGTAACTCTTCCAGGTGAAGAGGGTGAGTTTGGTGTTCTTGCAGAACACGCTTCGCTAACAACACTGTTAGAAGCTGGCGTTATAGATATAGAAAAAGAAGACAAGTCAGTTGAGTCAATTTTAATCAACTGGGGTGTTGTTCATGTTGATGAAGAGAAAGTTATTGTTCTAGTTGAAGGTGCTGTAGCTATTCGTGGTGAAAACGAAAGCGCAATTGCTACAGCACTTGAAAATGCTAAAGAATTAATTGAATCTATTAAGGATAACAATCCTGCAATAGCAGCTGTTTCAGCTAGAATTGAATCAGCGGCTCATAACTTATTGTAA
- a CDS encoding TonB C-terminal domain-containing protein, which translates to MDKNNSYFYISGFISLSLFIFFLVLFIYMVTSSDKVKTFAMKKDNYISVSIDMPKTEQKSNKESVSEAEIKKSEAPKKSEEVNIDNLFSDVWTKTIKTPSQKPKTVDIRRLHEIKKPISKSENNMVESLSKKVNKIETNNIEQESLKSSTAPEVNEYLAKIQALVYEYFYPPQNSQGNSVEAIIELSSIGRVYDFRILRYSSNTALNNECDKIKDRLKNVIFPQNPENNSGVYTIILKSEE; encoded by the coding sequence ATGGATAAAAACAACTCCTATTTTTATATTAGTGGTTTTATATCACTATCATTATTTATATTTTTTTTAGTATTGTTTATATATATGGTTACATCATCTGACAAAGTAAAAACATTTGCCATGAAAAAAGATAACTATATTTCTGTATCAATAGATATGCCAAAAACAGAACAAAAGAGTAATAAAGAAAGTGTAAGTGAAGCGGAAATAAAAAAAAGTGAAGCACCTAAAAAAAGTGAAGAGGTAAATATAGATAATCTGTTTAGTGACGTTTGGACTAAAACTATAAAAACACCAAGCCAAAAACCTAAAACAGTTGACATAAGAAGACTTCATGAAATCAAAAAACCTATTAGTAAATCAGAAAATAATATGGTTGAATCATTATCAAAAAAAGTTAATAAAATTGAAACAAACAATATTGAGCAAGAGAGTTTAAAGAGTTCTACAGCGCCTGAAGTTAATGAATATTTGGCTAAAATTCAAGCTTTGGTATATGAATATTTTTATCCACCTCAAAATTCTCAGGGAAATAGTGTAGAAGCTATTATAGAACTTAGTTCTATAGGAAGGGTGTACGATTTTAGAATCTTAAGATATTCATCTAATACTGCATTGAATAATGAGTGTGACAAAATTAAAGATAGACTTAAAAATGTAATTTTTCCACAAAACCCTGAAAATAATTCAGGGGTATATACAATAATTTTAAAATCAGAGGAGTAA
- a CDS encoding tetratricopeptide repeat protein, with product MNRSILIALYAILLPYYLIGAEPSAFGAGNLNSPEPYGLTSSEKTLLENKKNLQKVVVKSNNQANEVDSLRERIDGLQTIIESISSLSRQNKLDLKSINKENSDELKSSVEFNKRLNDSTQLNNNSIKENNKLILVNITDIEKINLAIAEITKLIDKINSTYVTKDEFNLLVNDVNNFKDLVTKELKDGSKQKKSSLDSMSSADIENQAKIFYDKKLYSESYEYYSNLVKRNYRPARAHYMLGEIEYYRKNYSDAIAYYKKSASLYSKASYMDILMLHTAISMDNTGDKKNAKTFYNAVITKYPNSNGAKIANNKLSLIK from the coding sequence ATGAATAGAAGCATATTAATTGCTCTTTATGCAATATTATTACCTTATTACTTAATCGGTGCAGAACCTTCTGCATTCGGTGCTGGCAATTTAAACAGTCCAGAACCCTATGGTTTAACTTCAAGTGAAAAAACACTCTTAGAAAATAAAAAAAATCTTCAAAAAGTTGTAGTTAAAAGTAATAATCAAGCTAATGAAGTTGATTCACTAAGAGAGAGAATTGATGGATTACAGACTATTATTGAAAGTATAAGTTCTTTATCCCGCCAAAATAAATTGGATTTAAAATCAATAAATAAAGAGAATAGTGATGAACTTAAGAGTAGTGTTGAATTTAATAAAAGACTTAATGACTCAACGCAATTAAACAATAATTCAATCAAAGAGAATAATAAGCTTATTCTTGTAAATATCACAGATATTGAAAAAATAAACCTTGCAATTGCAGAGATAACCAAGCTGATTGATAAGATAAATAGCACATATGTAACAAAAGATGAGTTTAATCTCCTTGTTAATGACGTTAATAATTTTAAAGATTTAGTGACAAAAGAATTAAAAGATGGTTCAAAGCAAAAGAAGTCTAGTTTGGACTCTATGTCGAGTGCTGATATTGAGAACCAAGCTAAAATTTTTTATGATAAAAAACTTTATTCAGAATCATATGAATATTATAGTAATTTAGTAAAAAGAAACTATAGACCTGCTCGCGCACATTACATGTTGGGTGAGATAGAGTATTATAGGAAAAATTATTCTGACGCTATAGCTTATTATAAAAAAAGTGCATCTCTTTATTCAAAAGCATCATATATGGATATTTTGATGCTACATACAGCAATTTCTATGGATAATACTGGTGATAAGAAAAATGCAAAAACTTTTTATAATGCTGTAATTACTAAGTACCCAAATAGTAATGGTGCAAAAATCGCGAATAATAAACTTAGTTTAATTAAATAA
- the atpG gene encoding ATP synthase F1 subunit gamma translates to MANLKDIQRQIKSVSNTQKTTRAMKLVSTAKLRRAEELAKRSRLYAAKMNQVIAEIAGRIKCNKVGGIDNRCFTKIENPKTVDIIFVTADKGLCGGFNIQTIKAVKKLIAEYKAKNVKVRLRGIGKKGVEFFKYNEVEMFDSVINLSSRPDKDRADDFIETSIEDFKDGKIDALHLVYNGYKNMITQELHVNKVLPVDADQFECEEVQKSILEIEAQDEEKMLDSLVNRYVEYAMYYALIDSVAAEHSARMQAMDTATNNAKDMVKSLNIKFNKARQAAITTELIEIISGVESMK, encoded by the coding sequence ATGGCAAACTTGAAAGATATTCAAAGACAGATAAAAAGTGTTTCTAACACTCAAAAGACGACTCGTGCTATGAAGCTTGTATCAACTGCAAAGCTTCGTCGCGCAGAAGAGTTAGCTAAGCGCTCACGTCTTTATGCTGCAAAAATGAATCAGGTAATTGCCGAAATAGCTGGACGCATTAAATGTAACAAAGTTGGCGGAATCGATAATCGTTGTTTTACGAAAATTGAAAACCCTAAAACTGTTGATATTATTTTTGTAACTGCTGATAAAGGTTTATGTGGCGGTTTTAATATTCAAACTATTAAAGCTGTTAAAAAACTAATTGCAGAGTATAAAGCAAAAAATGTAAAAGTGCGTTTACGTGGAATCGGTAAAAAAGGTGTTGAGTTTTTTAAATATAATGAAGTTGAAATGTTTGACTCAGTTATAAATCTTAGTTCAAGACCTGATAAAGATAGAGCAGACGATTTCATCGAAACTTCTATTGAAGATTTTAAAGATGGAAAAATTGATGCTCTTCATCTTGTATATAATGGCTACAAAAACATGATAACACAAGAGTTACATGTGAACAAAGTGTTGCCAGTAGATGCAGATCAGTTTGAATGTGAAGAAGTACAAAAATCAATCTTAGAGATTGAAGCTCAAGATGAAGAGAAAATGCTTGATTCTTTGGTTAATAGGTATGTAGAATATGCTATGTATTATGCGCTAATTGATTCAGTTGCGGCTGAGCACAGTGCTAGAATGCAGGCTATGGATACAGCTACTAATAATGCTAAAGATATGGTTAAATCATTAAATATTAAATTTAATAAAGCTAGACAAGCAGCTATTACAACAGAACTTATAGAGATTATAAGTGGTGTGGAGTCTATGAAATAA
- the atpA gene encoding F0F1 ATP synthase subunit alpha produces MVAKIQADEISSIIKERIDNFELSVDINETGKIVSYADGVAQVYGLSNVMAGEMVEFDEGTQGLVMNLEESRVGVVILGGGSQLREGMSVKRLGKLLKVPVGDALLGRVVNALGEPIDGKGPIETTETRFVEEKAPGIMQRKSVHEPLATGIKAIDALVPIGRGQRELIIGDRQTGKTTVALDAIINQKGNGVVCIYVAVGQKESTVAQIVRRLEEHGALEYTIIVSSTAAEAAALQFLAPYTGVTMGEYFRDNARHGLIVYDDLSKHAVAYREMSLILRRPPGREAYPGDVFYIHSRLLERAAKLSDEKGAGSLTALPIIETQAGDVAAYIPTNVISITDGQIFLETELFNSGVRPAINVGLSVSRVGGAAQIKATKQVAGTLRLDLAQYRELQAFAQFASDLDETSRNQLERGQRMVEVLKQGPFSPLSAEKQVAIIFAGNEGFLDDMDPSNVVRFEAEMYPFIEASYPQIFENIRSTSKVDDDTTTLLKKALEEFKSSFVAK; encoded by the coding sequence GTGGTAGCAAAAATTCAAGCTGATGAAATCAGCTCAATAATTAAAGAGCGTATCGATAACTTTGAACTAAGTGTTGATATTAATGAAACTGGTAAAATAGTTTCTTATGCTGATGGGGTTGCACAGGTTTACGGACTTAGCAATGTTATGGCTGGAGAAATGGTAGAGTTTGACGAGGGTACTCAAGGTTTAGTAATGAATCTTGAAGAGAGCAGAGTAGGTGTTGTTATTCTTGGCGGAGGTTCACAACTAAGAGAAGGTATGTCTGTTAAAAGACTTGGTAAGCTTCTTAAAGTTCCTGTTGGTGATGCACTACTTGGTCGTGTTGTAAACGCACTTGGAGAGCCAATTGATGGTAAAGGTCCTATTGAGACAACTGAAACTCGTTTCGTTGAAGAAAAAGCACCTGGTATCATGCAGAGAAAATCTGTTCACGAGCCGTTAGCAACTGGTATTAAAGCAATTGATGCATTAGTTCCAATTGGTCGTGGTCAAAGAGAACTTATTATTGGTGATAGACAAACTGGTAAAACAACAGTAGCACTAGACGCTATTATTAATCAAAAAGGTAATGGCGTTGTTTGTATCTATGTTGCAGTAGGTCAAAAAGAGTCAACAGTAGCTCAAATAGTTCGTCGTTTAGAGGAGCATGGTGCATTAGAATATACAATTATTGTATCTTCTACAGCTGCTGAAGCTGCTGCACTTCAATTTTTAGCTCCATACACTGGTGTTACTATGGGTGAATACTTCCGTGATAACGCTAGACATGGCCTAATTGTATATGATGATTTATCAAAGCATGCAGTTGCATACCGTGAAATGTCACTTATTCTTCGTCGTCCTCCGGGCCGTGAAGCTTATCCTGGAGATGTTTTTTACATTCACTCTCGTCTTCTTGAGAGAGCTGCAAAGCTTTCAGATGAAAAAGGTGCTGGTTCACTAACAGCACTCCCAATTATTGAGACTCAAGCGGGTGATGTTGCGGCATATATTCCTACTAATGTTATCTCTATTACTGATGGTCAGATTTTCCTTGAAACTGAACTATTCAACTCGGGTGTTCGTCCAGCAATTAATGTTGGTCTTTCAGTTTCTCGCGTTGGTGGTGCTGCTCAGATTAAAGCTACTAAGCAAGTTGCTGGTACTTTAAGACTTGACCTAGCTCAGTATCGTGAGCTTCAAGCATTTGCACAATTTGCATCTGACCTTGATGAAACATCTCGTAATCAGCTAGAGCGTGGACAAAGAATGGTAGAAGTTCTAAAACAAGGACCATTTTCTCCTCTTTCTGCTGAAAAGCAAGTTGCTATTATCTTCGCTGGAAATGAAGGTTTCCTAGATGATATGGATCCGTCAAATGTTGTTCGTTTTGAGGCTGAAATGTATCCATTTATTGAAGCATCGTATCCTCAAATTTTTGAGAATATTAGAAGTACTTCTAAAGTAGATGATGATACTACAACATTATTGAAAAAAGCACTTGAAGAGTTCAAATCTAGCTTTGTAGCTAAGTAA